CCCATGTACAACTTCACCATCCCGACCCAGCTGAAGGCCTGGATCGACCGCATCACCGTGGCCGGCACCACCTTCCGCTACGGCGAAGCCGGTCCGGAAGGCCTGTGCGGTGGCAAGAAGGCGATCATCGTCGCCACTGCCGGCGGCATCCATGCGGGCAAGCCCACCGGTATCGCCCACGAGGACTACCTGAAGTTGCTGCTGGGCTTCCTCGGCATCACCGACGTCCAGATCGTCCGCGCCGAAGGCCTGGCCTATGGCGACGAAGCCAAGGGCGCCGCCCTGGCCAGCGCCGAGCGCCAGATCGCAGAGCAGTACGCCTGAGTCTGGGTGGCCCTCACCCCCGGCCCCTCTCCCTGAGGGAGAGGGGAGCTAGAGCCCAGAGGTCGAGATTCGTGGGCCTTGGCTCAGCGGCTTAGCCAATGCACCGCCCTGCTCTTCCCCTCAGCAGAAGGGAGAAGACCCAAAGGCTGAGCCTTGTTGGCCCTGACGCTGATAAGCATCCATTCCACCGCCCCGCTCTTCCCCCTCTCCCTCCGGGAGAGGGCCGGGGTGAGGGCAACGCCGCTCCTCAGCTGAACCCCACCACCGGATGCGGCACATAGGGCGCTTCCAGGGCGGCGATCTCTTCATCACTCAGCTGCAGTTCCAAGGCCGCCACCGCATCGTCCAGATGCTGCGGC
The window above is part of the Pseudomonas oryzihabitans genome. Proteins encoded here:
- a CDS encoding FMN-dependent NADH-azoreductase, with translation MKLLHIDSSILGDHSASRALSTKVVAALKASHPELDVTYHDLAHDSLGHFSAASLAAGATPAEQRSAEQRDEAERNARALQEFLAADVLVLGAPMYNFTIPTQLKAWIDRITVAGTTFRYGEAGPEGLCGGKKAIIVATAGGIHAGKPTGIAHEDYLKLLLGFLGITDVQIVRAEGLAYGDEAKGAALASAERQIAEQYA